GATTCCCAATCGGCAGCCCACGCCGCCGCTCCCACGGCGTAAACAAATCATCCCCCGGAAAATACACCGCCTCCCCGCCCTGCTCGTTGCTCCCGTCTATGATCCGTTCCAGCAGGCGCAGCGTCGGCGCGCACTTCAGCTTCCGTCGCAGCAGCTCCTTCAAAATCTCGTGGTCAATGCTCGGAAAATACTGCCGAATGTCGCACTGCAACACGTACCGACTCCGCCGCGCAAACTGCGTAAACCGCTTCAGCGCCCGGTGCGTCCCATACCCCAGCCGGTTCGCGTAGCTGTCCCGAATAAAGCTTCGCTCAAAAATCGGCTCGATCACCTGACACACCGCATGGTGAACCACTCGATCCCGGTACGGCGCCGCCGAAATCAGCCGCGCCTTCGGCTCATCAATCCAAAACGACCGATACGCGCCCGGCCGCCACGTCTCCTCCCGCAACGCCCGCTCCAACCCCAACAGCATCGTTTCCAACTCAAAGTTGAACGCCGCCGTCTCCGACCGAAACCGCTTCCCCCGCTGCGCCCGCCGCGCCGCCAGCCACAGATTCTCAAACGCGACTATCCGCTCAAACAGTCCGCCCCGCCGTTTCATCCCCCTCGCCGCCCCCTTCCGTCGCCGTCGCTTCCGCCGCTGCGCGCGCCGCCTGCTGCTTCCGCCAACCGCCCACTT
The genomic region above belongs to Chloracidobacterium sp. and contains:
- a CDS encoding RNA-directed DNA polymerase, which gives rise to MKRRGGLFERIVAFENLWLAARRAQRGKRFRSETAAFNFELETMLLGLERALREETWRPGAYRSFWIDEPKARLISAAPYRDRVVHHAVCQVIEPIFERSFIRDSYANRLGYGTHRALKRFTQFARRSRYVLQCDIRQYFPSIDHEILKELLRRKLKCAPTLRLLERIIDGSNEQGGEAVYFPGDDLFTPWERRRGLPIGNLTSQLFANVYLNGFDHFVKERLRWRRYVRYVDDFALFGDDRGALAAAREAIEAHLATLRLRIHPVKSQLFETRLGASFVGFRVLPDRIRVRSSALARMRRRMRQWQAWYRRGWVTWEQAAAALQSWNAHLGHGDTWRLRTRMFERLVFQRASEA